One genomic segment of Sphingorhabdus sp. M41 includes these proteins:
- a CDS encoding ATP synthase F1 subunit epsilon has protein sequence MANLHFELVTPEKLVRSEDVFMVVVPGTEGDFGVLANHAGVMSTIRDADLVIYASEGATPETISVQGGFAQVNEKGLTVLAEAVS, from the coding sequence ATGGCAAACCTACATTTCGAACTCGTAACCCCAGAGAAACTCGTCCGCTCGGAAGATGTATTCATGGTGGTTGTGCCCGGTACCGAGGGTGATTTTGGCGTGCTTGCCAATCACGCCGGCGTTATGTCGACAATCCGTGATGCCGATCTGGTCATCTATGCCAGCGAAGGCGCGACGCCGGAGACGATTTCCGTGCAGGGCGGTTTTGCCCAGGTCAATGAAAAGGGCCTGACGGTTCTGGCTGAAGCTGTCAGCTAG
- a CDS encoding CpaF family protein, with protein sequence MSAFGKKNGLGGGKPSFGVAKPMTGGGKKAPETENREDNLGGNQFPPLESISHSDEEMPSAPASVQSDAMARLSERSQPLAESSGKEEGFGASVHKIKEQVLPRLLERVDPEAAATLNKEELTEEFRPIIMEVLTELKLTLNRREQFALEKVLVDELLGFGPLEELLGNPDISDIMVNGPEQTYIEIKGKLEIAPIQFRDEEHLFQIAQRIVNQVGRRVDQTTPLADARLKDGSRVNVIVPPLSLKGTAISIRKFSEKPITLDLMKGFGSMSDEMCTVLKIAGACRFNVVISGGTGSGKTTMLNAMSKMIDPGERVLTIEDAAELRLQQPHWLPLETRPPNLEGEGAITIGDLVKNALRMRPDRIILGEIRGAECFDLLAAMNTGHDGSMCTLHANSPRECLGRMENMILMGDIKIPKEAISRQIAESVDLIVQVKRLRDGSRRTTNITEVIGMEGDVIVTQELFKYQYLDEDADGKIIGDYVSAGLRPYTLEKARQYGFDQPLLEACL encoded by the coding sequence ATGAGTGCATTTGGCAAGAAAAATGGATTGGGCGGCGGCAAGCCGTCCTTTGGCGTGGCGAAGCCAATGACCGGTGGCGGCAAGAAAGCGCCCGAAACTGAAAATCGAGAAGACAATCTTGGTGGCAATCAGTTTCCGCCGCTTGAATCCATCTCGCACTCCGACGAAGAAATGCCATCTGCACCAGCGTCCGTGCAAAGCGATGCCATGGCACGGCTTTCCGAACGTTCGCAACCGCTGGCAGAAAGTTCAGGCAAAGAAGAAGGTTTCGGTGCCTCTGTCCACAAGATCAAGGAACAGGTTCTCCCTCGCCTGCTAGAGCGTGTCGACCCGGAAGCCGCAGCGACACTGAACAAGGAAGAGCTGACCGAAGAATTCCGCCCGATCATCATGGAAGTGCTGACCGAGCTCAAGCTGACCCTTAACCGGCGCGAGCAATTTGCTCTCGAAAAAGTGCTGGTTGACGAATTGCTTGGCTTCGGACCGCTCGAAGAGCTGCTCGGCAATCCGGACATTTCGGACATCATGGTCAACGGGCCCGAACAGACCTATATCGAAATCAAGGGCAAGCTGGAAATTGCGCCGATCCAGTTCCGCGACGAGGAACATCTGTTCCAGATCGCGCAGCGGATCGTGAACCAGGTCGGCCGCCGCGTCGATCAGACCACACCGCTTGCCGATGCCCGTCTGAAAGACGGTTCGCGTGTGAACGTTATCGTTCCGCCGCTTAGCCTCAAGGGCACCGCGATCTCCATTCGTAAATTTTCCGAGAAACCGATTACGCTCGACCTGATGAAGGGTTTCGGCTCGATGTCGGACGAAATGTGCACGGTGCTCAAGATTGCCGGTGCTTGCCGGTTCAATGTGGTTATCTCTGGTGGTACCGGTTCCGGTAAAACGACCATGCTCAATGCCATGTCGAAAATGATCGATCCCGGCGAGCGCGTGCTGACGATTGAGGATGCCGCCGAACTTCGCCTGCAGCAGCCGCACTGGCTGCCGCTCGAAACCCGTCCGCCAAACCTTGAAGGTGAAGGCGCGATTACGATTGGCGATCTCGTCAAGAACGCCCTGCGTATGCGTCCCGACCGGATCATCCTTGGTGAGATTCGTGGCGCGGAATGTTTCGACCTTCTGGCCGCCATGAACACCGGCCATGATGGCTCCATGTGTACGCTTCACGCCAACAGCCCGCGCGAATGTCTCGGCCGTATGGAGAACATGATCCTGATGGGCGACATCAAGATCCCGAAAGAAGCCATTTCGCGCCAGATCGCGGAATCGGTCGATCTGATCGTTCAGGTGAAACGTCTGCGTGACGGTTCGCGCCGGACCACCAACATCACCGAAGTGATCGGAATGGAAGGCGACGTGATCGTCACCCAGGAACTGTTCAAATATCAATATCTGGACGAGGATGCCGACGGCAAGATCATCGGCGACTATGTATCGGCTGGCCTGCGCCCCTATACGCTGGAAAAAGCGCGGCAATATGGTTTCGACCAACCCCTGCTGGAAGCCTGCCTGTAA
- a CDS encoding bifunctional transcriptional activator/DNA repair enzyme AdaA, translating to MQARDRSFDGKFVTGVLSTGIYCRPSCAARHPKRENVRFFAKAEQAEAAGLRACLRCLPNDVARDEAAVKTVVDAIRMAETAPTLSELGQLTRYSPTHLQRIFKRETGLSPAAYARALRTERVKEALDGGASVTDAIYDAGYGSASRFYEEQKMGEKMGMKPSVWKNGGAGVTVHWASVETTLGPMMVAATNKGVCCLSFGEGEDELRGRFPEAVLEQGGADFQKLLGEVIAQVETPARAHNIPLDVQGTAFQEAVWQELRKIPDGETRSYADVAAAIGKPKAVRAVGSANGANHVAVLIPCHRVVRSDGTMGGYAYGLKIKQMLLEKERRL from the coding sequence ATGCAGGCCCGCGATCGCAGCTTCGACGGAAAATTCGTCACCGGCGTGCTGAGCACGGGCATCTATTGCCGCCCCTCCTGTGCCGCCCGCCATCCCAAGCGGGAGAATGTCCGTTTCTTCGCCAAAGCGGAGCAGGCAGAGGCAGCGGGTCTGCGCGCCTGCCTGCGGTGCCTTCCCAATGATGTGGCGCGTGACGAAGCAGCGGTGAAAACGGTTGTCGACGCGATTCGTATGGCTGAGACCGCTCCGACACTCAGCGAACTGGGTCAGCTGACGCGCTACTCGCCGACTCATCTCCAGCGCATTTTCAAACGCGAGACCGGATTGTCGCCTGCAGCTTATGCGCGGGCCTTGCGGACGGAACGCGTAAAAGAAGCGCTGGACGGCGGTGCATCGGTTACCGACGCGATTTACGACGCAGGCTATGGTTCCGCATCGCGCTTTTACGAGGAACAGAAAATGGGCGAGAAAATGGGCATGAAACCGAGCGTCTGGAAAAATGGCGGGGCAGGGGTCACGGTGCACTGGGCCAGCGTCGAAACAACGCTTGGTCCGATGATGGTGGCCGCGACAAACAAGGGCGTTTGCTGCTTGTCATTCGGCGAAGGCGAAGACGAATTGCGCGGTCGTTTTCCTGAGGCAGTTCTGGAACAGGGGGGCGCCGATTTCCAAAAGCTCCTTGGCGAAGTCATTGCGCAGGTCGAAACACCGGCCCGCGCGCATAATATTCCGCTGGATGTCCAGGGCACTGCCTTTCAGGAGGCTGTGTGGCAAGAATTGCGCAAAATTCCCGATGGCGAAACCCGCAGCTATGCCGATGTCGCGGCCGCCATCGGCAAACCGAAAGCGGTCCGCGCCGTGGGCAGCGCCAATGGCGCCAATCATGTTGCCGTCCTGATCCCCTGCCACCGGGTGGTGCGGAGCGACGGGACCATGGGTGGATATGCCTATGGGCTGAAGATCAAGCAAATGTTGTTGGAGAAGGAGCGGCGTTTATAA
- the mmsB gene encoding 3-hydroxyisobutyrate dehydrogenase encodes MKIGFIGLGNMGGGMAANLAKAGHEVHAFDLSGEALARAGEAGCHPVSDAALAVQNMEAVVTMLPAGTHVRKVYEYEIIINANPGTLVIDCSTIDVDSARDVATMAEAKGLVPVDAPVSGGIAAANAGTLTFMVGGSDEGFKRAEPILSDMGKAVIHAGGNGAGQAAKICNNMLLGASMIATCETFKMAEKLGLDLQTFYDISSKASGQNWSMTSYCPVPGVGPQSPADNGYEGGFAAALMLKDLRLAMEAAQSAGADVPMGAEAAKLYEQFAETQGQGGKDFSGIIAMLDKG; translated from the coding sequence ATGAAAATCGGATTTATCGGCCTTGGCAATATGGGCGGCGGCATGGCTGCCAATCTCGCGAAGGCGGGGCATGAGGTCCATGCCTTTGATCTGTCCGGCGAAGCGCTTGCAAGGGCCGGCGAGGCTGGCTGCCATCCGGTGAGCGACGCCGCACTAGCAGTCCAGAATATGGAAGCCGTTGTGACCATGCTCCCGGCTGGCACCCATGTCCGCAAGGTCTATGAATATGAAATCATCATCAACGCCAATCCCGGCACATTGGTAATCGATTGCTCCACGATTGATGTCGACAGCGCGCGGGATGTAGCGACCATGGCCGAAGCGAAAGGCCTTGTGCCTGTGGACGCCCCGGTATCCGGCGGCATCGCTGCGGCCAATGCGGGTACATTGACCTTCATGGTCGGCGGTAGCGACGAAGGCTTTAAACGCGCCGAACCGATCCTGTCCGACATGGGCAAGGCGGTGATCCACGCCGGCGGCAATGGCGCCGGACAGGCGGCAAAGATCTGCAACAACATGCTGCTCGGCGCGTCGATGATCGCGACCTGCGAGACGTTCAAGATGGCGGAGAAGCTCGGGCTCGACCTCCAGACATTCTACGATATTTCTTCCAAGGCTTCAGGCCAGAACTGGTCGATGACCAGCTACTGCCCGGTGCCCGGAGTGGGTCCGCAAAGCCCGGCAGACAATGGCTATGAGGGCGGGTTTGCTGCTGCCTTGATGCTCAAGGACCTCCGTCTCGCGATGGAAGCTGCACAAAGCGCCGGGGCGGATGTGCCAATGGGGGCGGAAGCCGCGAAACTCTATGAGCAATTTGCCGAAACACAGGGGCAGGGCGGCAAGGATTTCTCCGGCATCATTGCCATGCTGGACAAGGGCTAA
- a CDS encoding F0F1 ATP synthase subunit delta, with protein sequence MDQSSGIRASLAGRYATALFALAEENKSIDAVQDSLATLSAALGESEDLRSLIGSPILSREDAGKGIAATAKSLGLDKLSTNVLGVLAANRRLDQIPAVVRAFSTLASGYRGEITAEVTSAHPLDDKQIDALKAQLKKRVGSDVSVSTAVDPSILGGLVVKIGSQMIDSSIKTRLNTLSQAMKG encoded by the coding sequence GTGGATCAATCCAGCGGCATTAGAGCGAGTTTAGCGGGGCGTTACGCCACGGCTTTGTTCGCGCTTGCAGAAGAGAATAAGAGCATCGACGCGGTGCAGGACAGCCTCGCGACATTGAGTGCGGCGTTAGGCGAATCGGAGGATCTGCGGTCGTTGATCGGCAGTCCGATATTGTCGCGCGAAGATGCCGGCAAGGGTATCGCGGCAACGGCCAAGAGCCTCGGCCTCGACAAGCTGTCGACCAATGTACTTGGTGTGCTGGCGGCCAATCGTCGGCTCGACCAGATACCTGCGGTCGTTCGCGCCTTCTCAACCCTGGCATCTGGCTATCGCGGTGAAATTACCGCCGAAGTCACATCCGCCCATCCTCTGGATGACAAACAGATTGATGCGCTCAAGGCGCAGCTCAAGAAACGTGTGGGAAGCGATGTTAGCGTTTCCACCGCAGTTGATCCGTCCATTTTGGGCGGGCTTGTCGTGAAAATCGGCAGCCAGATGATCGACAGCTCGATTAAAACCCGTTTGAACACCCTATCGCAGGCCATGAAGGGCTAA
- a CDS encoding glycosyltransferase — translation MSNATPQSAPVVHFLYEPGAGGLDRVAILLANGMAERGIPTELWLTKAAGPVADLIAAEVSVRMVPTAKIGGRGLQLLLQIPAVARMIRKHRPRAIFSAGNQSNLSLAIARKLAGHVPTRIIQKITNPILRPGVARWSKASRIWRFGVTARLGDMSLTLSEADAVEYARLYPQVADRFHAVPNPYVHAGMLSSGAVRTARAPGSPPRLLAIGRIAPQKGYMDLIAALARIGDLPWSMTILGDGPLLEDARRFAQQSGLAGRIDFRGFVGNVTPYLAQSDILVLSSHWEGFPAVPIEAMATGCAVVATDCSTGLTQLMHEIGQDTVPVQNPEALAEAIRDEIDSPQPLEPLRACAKTYAMENSVDQHIRLFEQLCQTG, via the coding sequence ATGAGCAATGCAACGCCCCAAAGCGCACCGGTCGTCCATTTTCTTTACGAACCTGGCGCTGGCGGGCTCGACCGGGTTGCGATCCTGCTGGCCAATGGCATGGCCGAACGTGGAATTCCCACCGAACTGTGGCTGACCAAGGCCGCCGGCCCGGTAGCCGATCTGATCGCAGCAGAAGTGAGTGTCCGCATGGTACCCACCGCCAAAATCGGTGGACGAGGACTACAATTGTTGCTGCAGATTCCCGCTGTCGCCCGCATGATCCGCAAGCATCGACCCAGAGCGATTTTTTCCGCCGGCAATCAGTCCAATCTGTCTCTCGCGATTGCGCGAAAACTCGCCGGACATGTCCCAACCAGAATCATCCAAAAAATCACCAACCCGATCCTGCGGCCAGGTGTCGCAAGATGGTCAAAAGCCTCCCGGATATGGCGTTTTGGCGTTACCGCAAGATTGGGCGATATGTCCCTGACCCTGAGCGAGGCTGACGCAGTAGAATATGCGCGCCTCTATCCGCAGGTGGCGGACAGGTTCCATGCGGTTCCCAACCCCTATGTCCACGCCGGCATGCTGTCATCCGGAGCGGTCCGGACAGCCCGTGCCCCGGGCTCTCCCCCTCGCCTGCTCGCGATCGGCCGTATTGCGCCACAGAAAGGCTATATGGACCTGATTGCGGCACTCGCCCGGATTGGCGATCTGCCCTGGTCAATGACCATTTTGGGCGATGGACCGCTTCTGGAAGACGCAAGGCGCTTTGCCCAACAATCGGGTCTCGCCGGACGGATAGACTTCAGGGGATTTGTCGGCAATGTGACACCCTATCTGGCACAGTCGGACATTCTTGTCCTGTCCTCGCACTGGGAAGGATTTCCGGCGGTTCCGATAGAGGCGATGGCTACCGGTTGCGCCGTGGTTGCAACCGATTGTTCGACAGGCCTGACGCAGTTGATGCATGAGATCGGTCAAGACACTGTGCCTGTCCAAAACCCCGAAGCACTTGCCGAGGCGATACGGGACGAGATCGACTCACCGCAGCCGCTCGAGCCCCTCCGGGCATGCGCGAAAACCTATGCCATGGAAAATAGTGTCGACCAGCATATCAGGCTTTTCGAACAGCTTTGCCAGACAGGCTAG
- the atpA gene encoding F0F1 ATP synthase subunit alpha, translating to MDIRAAEISKVIKDQIANFGNEAQVSEVGTVLAVGDGIARIHGLDQVQAGEMVEFSNGIQGMALNLEADNVGVVIFGSDAEIKEGDVVKRTGTIVDVPIGKELLGRVVDGLGNPIDGKGPIKTTQRSRVEVKAPGIIPRKSVHEPVQTGLKALDALVPVGRGQRELIIGDRQTGKTAVAIDTFINQKTVNAGDDESKKLYCIYVAIGQKRSTVAQIVKSLEENGAMEYSIVVAATASEPAPLQYLAPYTGVTMGEYFRDNGMHACIVYDDLSKQAVAYRQMSLLLRRPPGREAYPGDVFYLHSRLLERAAKMNEDNGSGSLTALPIIETQAGDVSAYIPTNVISITDGQIFLETDLFNQGIRPAINVGLSVSRVGSAAQTKAMKKVSGSIKLDLAQYREMAAFAQFGSDLDASTQKLLARGERLTQLLKQAQFSPLPFEEQTASIYAGTNGHLDIVATSDVVRYEEAMLAHMRSEHADILKTIRESGDLADDTKAALEAALAAFGKTFV from the coding sequence ATGGATATTCGCGCCGCAGAAATTTCAAAGGTCATCAAGGACCAGATCGCCAATTTTGGCAATGAAGCCCAGGTTTCCGAAGTCGGAACCGTGCTCGCCGTCGGTGACGGCATTGCCCGTATTCACGGCCTCGACCAGGTCCAGGCCGGTGAGATGGTTGAATTCTCCAACGGCATTCAGGGCATGGCGCTGAACCTCGAGGCTGACAATGTCGGCGTCGTGATCTTCGGCTCTGACGCCGAAATCAAGGAAGGCGACGTGGTCAAGCGGACCGGCACGATTGTGGACGTTCCGATCGGCAAGGAATTGCTTGGTCGTGTGGTTGACGGTCTCGGCAACCCGATTGATGGCAAGGGCCCGATCAAAACCACGCAGCGTAGCCGGGTGGAAGTCAAGGCGCCGGGCATTATCCCGCGCAAATCGGTTCACGAACCCGTGCAGACCGGCCTGAAAGCCCTCGACGCTCTGGTTCCTGTTGGCCGTGGCCAGCGCGAATTGATCATTGGTGACCGTCAGACCGGCAAAACCGCTGTCGCGATCGATACGTTCATCAACCAGAAGACTGTCAATGCCGGCGACGATGAGAGCAAGAAGCTCTACTGCATCTATGTTGCCATCGGCCAGAAACGCTCGACAGTCGCACAGATTGTGAAAAGTCTCGAAGAAAATGGCGCGATGGAATATTCGATCGTGGTTGCTGCAACCGCTTCCGAGCCTGCGCCGCTTCAGTATCTCGCACCATATACCGGTGTGACGATGGGTGAATATTTCCGCGATAACGGTATGCACGCCTGTATCGTTTATGACGATCTCTCCAAACAGGCTGTGGCTTATCGCCAGATGTCCCTGCTGCTGCGTCGTCCTCCAGGACGTGAAGCTTATCCTGGTGACGTTTTCTATCTGCACAGTCGTTTGCTCGAACGTGCCGCGAAGATGAACGAAGACAATGGTTCGGGTTCGTTGACCGCATTGCCGATCATCGAAACCCAGGCTGGTGACGTTTCGGCCTATATTCCGACCAACGTGATTTCGATCACCGACGGCCAGATCTTCCTTGAAACCGACCTGTTCAACCAGGGCATCCGTCCTGCTATTAACGTGGGCCTCTCGGTGTCCCGTGTTGGTTCTGCCGCTCAGACGAAGGCTATGAAAAAGGTTTCGGGTTCGATTAAGCTCGATCTCGCGCAATATCGCGAAATGGCTGCTTTTGCGCAGTTCGGTTCTGACCTTGACGCTTCGACGCAGAAATTGCTCGCACGTGGCGAGCGTTTGACTCAGCTGTTGAAGCAGGCACAATTTTCGCCGCTGCCTTTCGAAGAGCAAACCGCTTCGATCTACGCCGGTACCAACGGCCATCTCGACATTGTCGCAACCAGCGATGTTGTGCGTTATGAAGAAGCGATGCTGGCTCATATGCGTAGCGAGCATGCCGACATATTGAAGACGATCCGCGAAAGCGGTGACTTGGCAGATGACACCAAGGCTGCTCTGGAAGCGGCGCTGGCAGCATTCGGCAAGACGTTCGTTTAA
- a CDS encoding F0F1 ATP synthase subunit gamma, translating into MASLKELKDRIASVKSTQKITKAKKMVAAAKLRRAQMAAEAARPYAEQMEKVMASLATKVSIDVNTSKLLAGTGKLETHLLVVATSDRGLCGAFNANIVKEARAKAEKLLAEGHKVLFYMVGRKGIPIIKRFYPGQILKHFDTSTVKAPGYEEAKAIAADLTAMIDDGKYDVAHLFYGKFKSALVQEPTVQQIIPIAVQDGAISEAGGAVDYEPDKEEILTELLPRNLTTQIFGALLENNASEQGASMTAMDNATRNAGDLIDNLTIVYNRSRQAAITTELIEIIAGAEAL; encoded by the coding sequence ATGGCCAGTCTTAAAGAACTGAAAGATCGGATCGCGTCGGTTAAATCGACCCAGAAGATCACCAAAGCCAAGAAGATGGTTGCGGCAGCCAAGTTGCGCCGGGCGCAGATGGCCGCTGAAGCTGCGCGTCCCTATGCCGAGCAGATGGAAAAGGTGATGGCGAGCCTGGCCACTAAGGTTTCGATTGATGTCAATACATCGAAACTGCTGGCTGGCACCGGCAAGCTTGAAACGCATCTGCTGGTCGTCGCCACTTCGGACCGCGGCCTGTGTGGCGCGTTCAATGCCAATATCGTCAAGGAAGCCCGCGCCAAGGCGGAAAAGCTTCTCGCTGAAGGCCATAAAGTGCTGTTCTACATGGTCGGCCGCAAGGGCATTCCGATCATCAAGCGCTTCTACCCAGGGCAGATTTTGAAGCATTTCGATACGTCGACCGTCAAGGCACCGGGATATGAAGAGGCCAAGGCGATTGCCGCGGATCTGACCGCGATGATCGACGACGGCAAATATGACGTTGCCCATTTGTTTTACGGCAAGTTCAAATCCGCATTGGTGCAAGAACCAACCGTCCAGCAGATCATACCGATTGCAGTTCAAGACGGCGCCATTTCCGAAGCCGGAGGCGCAGTGGATTATGAACCGGACAAGGAAGAAATTCTGACCGAATTGCTCCCTCGCAATCTGACCACCCAGATTTTTGGTGCATTGCTCGAAAACAACGCGTCAGAACAAGGTGCATCGATGACCGCCATGGACAATGCAACCCGCAATGCCGGCGACCTGATCGACAACCTCACGATTGTTTACAACCGCAGCCGTCAGGCCGCGATTACCACCGAATTGATTGAAATCATCGCTGGCGCTGAAGCGCTCTAA
- a CDS encoding DUF1203 domain-containing protein has protein sequence MTYQITGLSPELAKPFQDATTEELSALAAVRMTATSKPGFPCRISLEDAEVGEEVILFHHMSHDVDSPYQSAYAIFVRIGLTAAARFTDAVPPVFEGRILGMRAFGKDAMLKTASLALPGDADRTIRQLFELAEIAYIDVHNAAHGCFAARVERFGS, from the coding sequence ATGACATATCAAATCACGGGATTGAGCCCGGAATTGGCCAAACCGTTTCAGGATGCAACTACAGAAGAGCTTTCGGCGCTGGCTGCAGTACGCATGACGGCAACCAGCAAGCCGGGCTTTCCGTGCCGCATATCTTTGGAAGATGCCGAAGTGGGTGAAGAGGTGATCCTGTTTCACCACATGTCCCATGATGTCGATTCCCCCTATCAGAGCGCCTACGCGATATTTGTGAGAATCGGGCTGACGGCAGCTGCGCGTTTCACGGATGCGGTACCGCCGGTTTTCGAGGGTCGGATATTGGGCATGCGCGCTTTCGGCAAGGATGCGATGTTGAAAACCGCCAGTCTCGCGTTGCCCGGAGACGCGGACCGGACCATCCGTCAGCTATTTGAACTGGCCGAAATTGCCTATATAGATGTGCATAATGCAGCCCACGGATGTTTCGCCGCGCGGGTGGAGAGGTTTGGATCGTGA
- a CDS encoding DMT family transporter encodes MTTSHARDRAAAAGGISLALVAFAGFPLGDAVIKSMAGDWPAPAVAALRFSIGALALAVILFLREGRSGFRVNRPWLHMARGFTLFVGTLSFFSAIYIMPLADAVAISFVNPILTALFSGWFLKEKMPPRTWGATIIAFVGVLIMLRPNVAAFGWVAILPLISAFAMSTLLILNRMVSTQRSIFAAQFYIAFWAAIFLIIASLIGHWLVPVMTVPGAPDWDVVLRCLLVALTATGCHFLLFMATMRTTAAAIAPIVYIQLLIATAISVFVFGDPIDRTAMFGGLLIIFSGLLLWRSARRANTVLEA; translated from the coding sequence TTGACCACTAGCCATGCTCGCGATCGGGCGGCTGCGGCCGGGGGGATTTCGCTAGCGCTCGTCGCATTCGCTGGATTCCCGCTTGGCGATGCTGTGATAAAATCTATGGCAGGAGACTGGCCCGCTCCGGCGGTTGCGGCCTTGCGCTTTTCGATAGGTGCCTTGGCTCTGGCTGTGATCCTTTTCCTGCGGGAAGGGCGAAGTGGCTTTCGGGTCAACCGTCCCTGGCTTCATATGGCACGTGGTTTCACCCTGTTTGTCGGGACCCTGAGCTTTTTCTCGGCGATCTACATCATGCCGCTGGCCGATGCGGTTGCGATATCGTTCGTCAACCCGATACTCACCGCCCTGTTTTCCGGCTGGTTCCTGAAAGAGAAAATGCCACCCCGGACATGGGGTGCGACGATTATAGCCTTTGTCGGGGTGCTTATCATGCTCCGCCCCAATGTCGCGGCCTTTGGCTGGGTAGCCATTTTACCCCTGATTTCCGCCTTTGCCATGTCGACATTGCTGATCCTCAACCGGATGGTATCGACCCAGCGTTCAATCTTCGCCGCCCAATTTTATATTGCTTTCTGGGCGGCAATATTCCTGATCATCGCTTCGCTGATCGGGCACTGGCTGGTCCCTGTCATGACCGTCCCCGGCGCACCGGATTGGGATGTTGTCCTGCGCTGCCTGCTGGTCGCACTGACCGCGACGGGCTGTCACTTCCTGCTGTTCATGGCAACCATGCGTACGACGGCGGCGGCCATTGCCCCGATCGTCTATATCCAGCTGTTGATCGCGACGGCAATCAGCGTCTTTGTCTTTGGCGATCCGATAGACCGGACGGCAATGTTTGGAGGCCTGTTGATAATTTTCAGTGGCTTGCTGCTGTGGCGCAGCGCGCGACGGGCCAATACGGTTCTGGAGGCCTAG
- the atpD gene encoding F0F1 ATP synthase subunit beta: MAKTKNVGRISQVIGAVVDVTFDGEIPAILSALETDNNGNRLVLEVAQHLGENTVRTIAMDATEGLTRGQEVTDTGSQIMMPVGPETLGRIMNVIGEPIDERGPIGNKTTAPIHAEAPAFVDQSTENEILVTGIKVVDLLAPYAKGGKIGLFGGAGVGKTVLIQELINNIAKGHGGTSVFAGVGERTREGNDLYHEFLDAGVIAKDADGNPKSEGSKVALVFGQMNEPPGARARVALSGLTQAEYFRDVEGQDVLFFIDNIFRFTQAGSEVSALLGRIPSAVGYQPTLSTDMGALQERITSTNKGSITSVQAIYVPADDLTDPAPATSFAHLDATTVLNRAISELGIYPAVDPLDSTSRVLEPRVVGQEHYDTARAVQETLQKYKSLQDIIAILGMDELSEEDKLVVQRARKIQKFLSQPFHVAEVFTGIKGKFVDLEDTIKSFKAVVEGEYDHLPENAFYMVGGIEEAIEKGKKMAAEAA; encoded by the coding sequence ATGGCAAAAACCAAAAATGTAGGCCGCATTTCACAGGTTATCGGCGCTGTCGTCGACGTAACCTTTGATGGCGAAATCCCGGCAATTCTCTCGGCACTGGAAACCGACAATAACGGTAACCGGCTGGTTCTCGAAGTTGCTCAGCATCTCGGCGAGAATACGGTTCGTACCATCGCCATGGATGCGACCGAAGGTCTGACCCGCGGTCAGGAAGTAACCGACACCGGTTCGCAGATCATGATGCCTGTTGGTCCCGAAACGCTCGGCCGGATCATGAATGTGATCGGTGAGCCAATCGACGAACGCGGCCCGATCGGCAACAAGACCACTGCTCCTATTCACGCGGAAGCCCCTGCTTTCGTCGACCAGTCGACCGAGAATGAAATTCTGGTTACCGGCATCAAGGTTGTCGATCTGCTCGCCCCTTATGCAAAGGGCGGCAAGATCGGCCTGTTCGGCGGCGCCGGCGTGGGCAAGACGGTGCTTATTCAGGAACTGATCAACAACATTGCAAAAGGCCATGGCGGTACATCCGTTTTCGCCGGTGTTGGTGAGCGTACCCGTGAAGGTAACGATCTCTATCACGAATTTCTCGACGCTGGCGTTATCGCCAAGGATGCCGACGGCAATCCGAAGTCGGAAGGTTCCAAAGTGGCTCTCGTATTCGGCCAGATGAACGAGCCTCCAGGAGCGCGTGCTCGTGTGGCTTTGTCCGGTCTGACCCAGGCGGAATATTTCCGTGACGTCGAAGGTCAGGACGTATTGTTCTTCATCGACAATATCTTCCGCTTCACCCAGGCTGGTTCGGAAGTGTCCGCACTGCTCGGCCGTATTCCTTCGGCTGTTGGCTATCAGCCTACCCTGTCGACCGACATGGGCGCGCTACAGGAACGTATTACTTCCACCAACAAGGGCTCGATTACATCGGTTCAGGCCATTTATGTTCCTGCCGACGATTTGACCGATCCTGCACCGGCAACCTCCTTTGCCCACCTCGACGCTACCACCGTTTTGAACCGTGCGATTTCGGAGCTGGGCATCTACCCTGCTGTTGATCCGCTCGATTCAACCTCGCGTGTTCTCGAGCCACGCGTTGTTGGCCAGGAACATTATGATACGGCCCGTGCTGTTCAGGAAACCTTGCAGAAATATAAGTCTTTGCAGGACATCATCGCCATTCTCGGCATGGACGAGCTTTCTGAAGAAGATAAGCTGGTTGTTCAGCGTGCTCGCAAGATCCAGAAGTTCCTGTCGCAGCCGTTCCACGTTGCTGAAGTCTTCACCGGCATCAAGGGCAAGTTCGTTGATCTTGAAGACACGATCAAATCGTTCAAGGCGGTTGTCGAAGGCGAATATGATCATCTTCCTGAAAACGCCTTCTACATGGTCGGCGGAATCGAAGAAGCGATCGAAAAAGGCAAAAAAATGGCTGCTGAAGCGGCTTAA